The sequence CAGCGCAAAGAGCGACTCAACCACCTGCAACAACGTTAActgcttttttcaatttatgtcGGTCAGATGATTTTGCGAGAACTTTGTTATATTCTGAAGCTCCAAAATACTACACTTGGAATCACGCATCGAAAAGTTTTCAAAGACGGAAGCAAGGAACACCGGTTGAAACTCATCACAATGTTTTTGCCAGCGATGCAATAGGCCGTATTTATACAATTCATCCAACTAATGCAGAATGCTTTTATTTGCGATTACTATTGATTAATGTCCGTGGCCCATTATCATTTCAAAACATACGTACAGTAAATGGTCAAATCTGCACTACATTTCGCGAAGCATGTATGAAATTGCATTTGCTTGAGGATGACACACATTGGAATGATACTTTAACAGATTCAGCTGCATCATCCACACCATTCCAAATTCGTACGTTATttgcaataattatatcaacacGTTTTCCAGCAAGTCCTGGTGAGTTGCGGAATAACCATAAGAACAGCATGACGGAAGATATATTATACCGCATACGTATTGCAACTGGAAATCATAATTTGGATTATACATCAAATATGTACAATGAAGAGCTAATCTTGGTAGAGGACCTGTGTTTGTCAATTGCTAATAAAGCGTTGACATAACTTGGTATGATGGCACCAAATCGAAATATTCACGACATTTTCAACAAAGAGTTGGAACGAGAAGAACAATACGACAGAAATGCATTGAGCGCATACCTACAAGCAAATGaaccatttttaaatactgaaCAAAAGCGTGTATACGATACAATCGTGCATGCCGTTAACACTGGAAGTGGTGGCTTTTATTTTCTTGATGCTCCCGGTGGAACTGGCAAGATATTTGTTATGTCATTGATTTTGGCCAATATACGAGCAAACGGATTTATTGCATTAGCCATTGCTTCATCGGGTATTGCAGCTATTGTACATTAGTAGAAGGTGGACGTACCGCACATTCCGCGCTCAAATTACCGTTAAAGTAACAAGTTAATGAAGAACCAACATGCAATATTTCCAAAAGAAGTGGAATGGCAAGGGTACTCCAACAATGTAAAATCATCATTTGGGATGAGTGTACAATGGCGCACAAAAAATCGTTAGAGGCACTTAATCGTACATTGAAAGACTTGCGTGAAAATCAACGTTTATTTGGAAACGCATTGATTTTATTAACTGGTGATTTTAGACAAACGTTACCCATTATACCGCGATCAACCCCAGCTGATGAACTGAATGCGTG comes from Anastrepha obliqua isolate idAnaObli1 chromosome 6, idAnaObli1_1.0, whole genome shotgun sequence and encodes:
- the LOC129250420 gene encoding uncharacterized protein LOC129250420 — encoded protein: MIHGPCGNLNTAAPCMIDGKCSKSYPRNLTAETITGNDGYPLYRRRSKDDNGFTTKLRLRGEEIEIDNRWIVPYSPILSKTYKAHINVEYCNSVKSIKYICKNIHKGSDMAVFGAVAENSNDETTQYQMGRYPTVLHFAVHLENGQRVYFTENIAAQRATQPPATTLTAFFNLCRSDDFARTLLYSEAPKYYTWNHASKSFQRRKQGTPVETHHNVFASDAIGRIYTIHPTNAECFYLRLLLINVRGPLSFQNIRTVNGQICTTFREACMKLHLLEDDTHWNDTLTDSAASSTPFQIRTLFAIIISTRFPASPGELRNNHKNSMTEDILYRIRIATGNHNLDYTSNMYNEELILVEDLCLSIANKALT